The DNA region TGGatacaaagaaaaaatgaaaactcaACCAAGGCCCTTCCCAAGTCGTTTCTGCAACTTTGTTCCTAATGATACGTATCTTTTTAGAGTAATTTTAACAATGGAATCTAGTATTGATGAAAAACAGCTGAGAAGAGCTTCAAGTCAGTTAATTAACTTTATATGAAGAAGGAATTCAACAGCGTCCAAAAATGACTGTCGTACCAGCAGGCTGTTAGAGAACGACTTCTTTTAAACTGTTTTTGCAAAGGACGAGAATTGGAACTGGATAAAGACCCGTTTAATTTTACTTTGGCATTGCAAGGACACTTGTATTTTAAAAGAATTTCCAAATTGAAAATGAACCTCAGAACTTAGATTGATTTAATCAAGAACGAACGGGAAATTACccataataaatataaaacaatatatactaaatatagTAACTGGTCTTCACAAAAACTGTATTCAGTCTTTctcttatttttactttatttaatacaggagagagagagagagagagagagagagagagagagagagagagagattttcccatcAGTTAGATTTTCAATGTCTTAACGCCGTTTTATTTGTGGGACAAATGAAGGTTCTAtcagataaataaaaacaattaactgTCATTCAAATATGATGCATGTTACAAGAACAGGATGTTTTACTTAGTTAAGAAATCTAAATGGTCGCAGCCTGCTCCCGGCTAATGACgatgggaataagaaaataaaaaaaaacctggccAAGTGAGGAGTCACTGGatcctcagtttcgacttggtccgggttcgaatccttggccgaccagatgccattatcataaagttaatttccctttggtctctgatcacgaggcagagcgaattcatatcaagagatatttatggcttatatgaatatatgaaaaacacagatatatatatatatatatatatatttatatatatataaatatatatatatatatatatatatatataaatatatataatatatatgtatatatatgtatatatattgtattcatacatatatatacatatatatgtatatatatatatatatatatatatgtatatacatatatacatatatatatgcatatatatatacacacacacatatatttatatatatatatatatatatatatataaggaaaattgtAGCAGTGCTTTGGTGTAAGTGGCAAAATGACTAAATCATTCCAAAATGTTCTGGCAATATCAAGTAAATAGAAACAGCCTTGGAATTGGGCAGTTGGATAAGTAACCACTAACGAATGCTATTCAGTTCCATATTAGCCGTAACATTTAGCTTTCGGAGTACTAAGTCAATAAGAATTAGGCCTGGATGGGTGATTCATAATGGATGACAGACTTACTTGGAATGTAAATCTCCCTTGGACATTATTAGACATGTACTGAATTGAGTAAAGgcaaccgtgagagagagagagagagagagagagagagattgattgattgattgacgaatcgatttattgattgatttgaggttttctgagagagagagagagagagagagagagagagagagagagagattggtgaattgattgattgatcgatttgaggttttctgagagagagagagagagagagagagagagagagagagattgattgattgattgatgaattgattgattgaccgatttgaggttttctgagagagagagagagagagagagagagagagagagagagagagattgattgattgatgaattgattgattgatcgatttgaggttttctaagagagagagagagagagagagatagagagagagagagagagagagagagagagagagagagatgaattgattgattgatcgatttgaggttttctggtagagagagagagagagagagagagagagagagaaatggggaatTAGAAAGCAAAAATTATTAACAGGAAGTTAATCGTTATCTCCAATATCACAAAAAAAGAAGCCATAGACTTTATGAGAAAGCAAACTGGAACAAACTTACTTCGGTATTGCTTTTACGATCCTTTGCAAGTGTAAACAGAGTTATGGAACGTTTCTTAAGTTTGTATAACAAAATAAAGTGTTCATTAACGTTTCCATTGCTAGATTAGTTTATTTTCCGAGATGTTTCCCCTGGCAAAACGTTCCATGTACTGGTGAGATCTagcgtgtgtgtaagagagagagagagagagagagagagagagagagagagagagagatgggagggttTGGGAATGGGGACCTTATGCACGCTTTATTAGTGATATAGTAATGTATCTCTATCATATTTAATGTGCTTTTTTTTACCTCATTAATAATAAGCATATATTTAATTTCTTAGATAAAATTCATAATCATTTCTGTTTAAGtaaaggaatatacagtatatattttaaacagtatactatgtataaataaataaaaaattaatatatatatatatatatatatatatatacatatatatatatatatatatatatgtatatatatatatatatatatatatatgtatatactgtatatgcatcagaaacctgaagccttactaaagccttacgacatacgctagttacaactcaaagagctatgaaagaataatgatggaaataacaccgagagacagaaaaagagcaacatggatacgagagcaaactgaagtagaggatactctaacaacatgtaagaaaaataaatggacatgggcaggacatataatgagaatgacaggtaatatatggacattaagaataacaaaaggggtcacttgagattgtaaaagaagcaggtaaAAAAAAggagacgatgggttgacgacttAAGAAAGATGAGggcgtggactgacatagaaaaaccataaacaggcgcaagtggaaggacatgtctgaggccttttttctgcagtggactagcaacggctgatgatgatgatgatgatgatgatatatatatatatatatatatatacatatatatatatatatatatatataaataaagtagtgTACGCTACCAGTCagaaatgacggcaaaatatttagataaatatgcacacacacaggttcaacccttcccaccccctccccattaatctctcggggtacccctctcaccagttTATGactattcttcccccccccccacacacacacacacacatggaatgGGAAGAGGCCGAGTAGTTTTACTTCTGGTaatgccgctgaacgtgaccggagatatgtgtgatatatatatataatatatatatatacatatatgagtgtgtgtgtgtgttggtgtatgtgatatatatatatatatatatatgtatatatatacagtatatatatttatatatatatatatatatacagtatatatatatatatatatatatgtatataactatacacTTGGTTTTTATTATGTAGAGGAGTTATATGCATGCCTAAGTGTAATGCTTATATAATCCTTCACTTATTTGATCGATATAAGGTTACATATCACAATATCAATACGCATGGAGCATAGGGTTATGGATTTCTGTAATTGATGAATTCATAAGTATCCGATGGATTTACTCAGTACCGTAGAGTAACAATAATTCATCCTAATGCATAAGAGAACATAGGGATTAGACCAAAGTACTTAtggtttattgttttcttttattgatttatcGCCTAGAGGAAAGAGCTGTCAAGGACAAATGAGATTTACATAGTcactttcaaggtttaaaggccgctcacgattggcagaggcaagggagagtaacattgccctagcaagtaagacaatgccctagagactgcccatctattatatgatcagcgcctaagcctcatgccaggctgacacttgcacgactttttgccatgaatttgtcgtggcaagtcgtgacattttgtggcacgaactggaaaatcaaaaaaaagaaaaaaaaaattacctcagaatcacagctcacctgtccacattgaaaCGAACTAGCACGACGAGTTCACAacaagttcatgcatagttttagcatagtttgtgcactttccgcatcgtcccgacgagttcacgaacagttcgcgcatagttcacgaaattttgtcgtgaccaaaattttgaacatttcaaaattctcgtcacggcatgccacgatgtcacgacaggttcacaacGAGTTccctccagttcacgacgagttcacaccagttcacgactcgagtcatgacaattcgtgccacaaattcgtgcaagtgcacctgacaacattaagattaccaaacgaAGTCTTAGTATTAGCTTCTGCATTcagaacatcaacaacaacaaatgcagccgaatCTAGTCCAttataggacaaaggtctcagacatgtccagttttcatcaacacgctggccattgcggaacggtgacggtgggagactttagtctgatcgttcacagcatacCAACGTAGTAGGTCTGaccctgactcgtacagcttttgtgattatgatgatacacaaacctttttactTCGTTaatatatccccactcagaacaCATAAATATAGAGGTTCTGGTAAGTCTTACTTTCTCTACATATGTCTTGTACATTTTCATGCGATCTGTTAAATATTTATCAGTAATTGATATTGTGGATTGATGAATTAATTCGTTATTTTCCCCTATATAAGATTCTTCATTCTGATTCCAACGTCTTGATTGAGATGAAACATTAATTGTTCATTTGTAAAGTCATCTTTATTCCATCGAGtagattcatttatttacttacttcCATACCATGTTCTCATTGACCTCTGCCTGGTGGCCCTTGCAGCCACTCGTCTTTAAGACATCTTTAACTTCGATTTGGACAACAATGAGCAGGAGAGGGTAGGTTAGCCTGTTACGGCTGTACTGCGAGTTTCTTGTTCATAAAATGCTATAAGATTAAGTTCTAGAAGGAAACGAGGTATATGAAtaatttaagaaatttatatatcttCATTTATGAACAAAATTCCTGTCAATATAATTTCTTATGTTtaccatatgattttatttttagtgcATTTACTTTCATAAAATGCTCAACAATAGATATAATGATTCAAGGGATGTGGGCTATAATTAATTTAAATTAACTAACATTTCTCGAGGTAATTTTTAATAACAGTATTATTTTCACAAGAATTGTTAATGTAATTCTTAGTCTTCATTAGGTTTGAACTACAGTAATACCTATGATGTTTTTCAGAGGTAAAACTAGGTTTTTCAAtgttcaatgtttttattttcctagttagtaggttggccagggcaccaaccacccgttgagatactaccgctagggagttatttggtcctttgactggccacaggactacattggatccctcttgcTGGTTACGGCTTACTCttgcctattctttgcacattctcctctgcccttatacacctggcaacattaagattaccagaccattattctttgctcaaggagttaaatactgcaatgcaattgtcaggtggctactttcctcttcataagggtagaaaagattctttagcaatggtaagaagcttttctaggaggacacaaaatcaaaccattgttctctagtcttggatagtgctatagcctctgtaccataacgttccactgtcttggattagagttctcttgtttgagggtacactcgggcacgctcttctatcgtatttctcttattTTTGTATCTTTTGAAGCTGCTATAATCTATGTCTGAAAGATCtgacttaatgttgttactgtactcaaaatattctatattgattatatatcacttctcttgtagtttatttatttccttgtttcctatcctccccggctatttttccttgttggagcccctgggcttatagtatcttgcttttccaaataggattatagcttagcttataatgataataataataataataataataataataataataataataatactgatggtaTCTCTTTCTAGTTCTGGTTTAATAATGTTTTGGTGAAATGGTTTACTCAATACTAGAGATTAGAAATATGATTCTCATGCTTAAACAGGTGGTTCAGCATGAATGTCCATTAAAATGCTTTAAAGTCATCAAGGAAAATTATTTGCAGCATAATTATTTCTTACATTTCAGATTCTGCAGAAAGGGTAAtcttttttaaaaaattacttgaaattaacATTTTTTCTCGTATACAAAATTTGCTATTCTCTCATGTGAGAAGCGATCCTAGAATTTTGATGAAAGTTTTCTTATTGGTTTCTTATAAAGATTACCctacaaacttaaaaaaattaatatgtttCTTTGTATACGATTTCATATATATTGTTCAATGCTTTATACTTTTCGTCAATGATATGAATTAAAAAGGCCATTCTGAAGGTAGACCAGTATAAAAAAATAACCCAAAtacaccagtaaaaaaaaaatacgttaaacACAACTTTGCAAAACTAACGGATATTCTCATAAGTCATGAAATTTAGTTTTTGTTGGAGACAGCCGGTTGGTAACGAGTTCACTCTCGACGAGTAATATTATCGTAAAATGCAGTTTCCGAATCCCTCCTCCTGTTGCCCGAAGGTCACTCCAGCGTATATAAGAGGAGGGACAACGCTTTTCGACATCACGTTCTGCCATCGAACTTACTACAATGAAGGTCCTGGTAAGTCTCTTCATCTAATGGTTTCGTGAGGACTATGTTTTGATGAAGtagtttttaatagattttttttaatcttaactaGATTTGCCAAAAACGACATCGTGTATATTTCCGATTGCATGACGATACTATAAAACAAACACTTGTAGCTTTGGCTTTTCATAAAGAGAATAATATTTGGTATAGATATTGCCAGCAAGAAGCTAAAAGATTTTGCTTTCATCATTTTGTAGAAATATATGAtatcttttaataataaatttccaaATTTCTTCCTCCATTAGGTCATTATTGCCCTCTGCTTGGTTGCCCTTGCGGCTGCTCGTCCTTCGGACATTGTCGACTTCGAGTTAGACAACCACGAACAGGAGCAGGAGGGCCAACCCGGTAGGGCCGTCGAGGGCGAGTACTCCTGGGTAGCTCCTGATGGTAACGAGTATTACGTCAAGTATGTTGCTGATCACAACGGATACAGGATCGTAGATGACAACGTTGTACCTGAGGCTCCTGAAAACGAGCAacctgaggatgatgatgacaaatagtcaataataatgatatgatgataGATACTGGATGTGAAATCGGAAtggaataaagattattttttatagATAACTAATGCTCTTTATTTTGAAATTCCTTCTGAAGAGCAGGGGATTGTCTTATAAGTCCGCTTCACTCATTCATTTTTGTTTATGGATATGAACCAGAGAATTATAGCTTTAAATTGAATGATTATTAAGAGAATTCTCAGTTTTGGCTTTTGTACGGCAATTAAGGGTCAGGTATAGTCGTAAGAACAAATGGAATGAGAAAACTAAAGAGTATATGTAATAAGACATTCTGTGCACTAATTTTATCCATGTCTATAAGCAAGCCTTTCAGAAAAAATAAAGCACTTGAATATGTAGGAAATAGAAAGGAGGTCTCGAAcagtttagaaaaagaaaattgcgGAATTATCAGGAAGAACAGAGGAAGTTCGGGAAAATTTTTAAGCAAAAAGGACTACgattatttttgaaatatgaagGAAGTTTTGGTAGTCCAAATACAAAGTAAGAGTTCCGGATAATTTGTGTACAAAGTGGAATTTTCAAATGATCAGAAAACTTACTAGTATATAAAGGTAGTTGTGAATAATAAGGGAAACCAAGAGGAAATTTTAGATAATCAAGACCTTTAGAGAAAGTTGAAAATAATCTAAACATACCGAGAAGGGCACATAATTCGGTGCTATAGAATTAATAAGCATTTTTGCCTTCAAGAACTTTTTTTCACAACCATTGTCATCAAACTATGAATTATATATGCCAAATTACAGGCGTTGAAAGTAGAGAATTTAATTTTAAATCCTTCATTGACTTATTCAACAAGATACACTTAAGATTACATTAGAAGTCATTATTGATTGATTATCTGATATTTGGTCATCTAGTGTAACAACTACCAAAGTCACTGGCagggaaataaatcattattagataGTTTATATCTCAATATTCAACGCTGTTGGGCTATAATCCATATAATTCAATAATTAACATTTATTAAGGCACTattgtaatattttataaaaagagtTAATGTAATTTTTGTTTCATTACACGTGAAATAATATCTACAATGCTTTACAGAGTTACGGCGAAGATTTTCAAAGTTCTTAATTTATATTTTACTAATCGGAATTCTTTAAAGTTTTATTCCATTAATTTTGTGGTGAATTTGCTTATTCAATACCAGAAATAAAGTGGTTCTCAGGATGaaactgacgatatatatatatatatatatatatatttatatatatatatatatgtatatatatatatatatatataaatatatacatataaatatatatatatatatatatatatacatatatacataaatatatacatataaatatatatatatatatatatatacatatatatatatatatatatacatataaatatatatatatatatatatatatacatatatatatatatatatgtgtgtgtgtgtatatatatatgtatatacatatatatatatatatatatatgtatatatatacataattatatatatatgtatatatatatatatatatatatcaaaggttccTTATCCTTTATCTATTCGGTTcatatttctaatctttttttaCGAGGTACCTTACTGAGTTTATGGACATGTTATGAATCTCAAATGTAATCCATGCCGGAAAAATAATTTTTGGTTTAATTCACTCTGTTATTTTCTAGATCTTCAACATGAGTCATCGCACTTCATATCGTCCTCTCAGACTCACAGCCTGATA from Palaemon carinicauda isolate YSFRI2023 chromosome 35, ASM3689809v2, whole genome shotgun sequence includes:
- the LOC137627287 gene encoding uncharacterized protein, whose protein sequence is MSRQVHNEFPPVHDEFTPVHDSSHDNSCHKFVQVHLTTLRLPNEVLVIIALCLVALAAARPSDIVDFELDNHEQEQEGQPGRAVEGEYSWVAPDGNEYYVKYVADHNGYRIVDDNVVPEAPENEQPEDDDDK